From one Microcoleus sp. FACHB-831 genomic stretch:
- a CDS encoding glycosyltransferase family 4 protein, whose amino-acid sequence MRVLLFAYACEPHCGSEAGIGWNWAWNLAELGHEVWVLTRFDGKNAIERELASNPMPNLHIIYVDVPNWIKRYVRGRFIELYAYYAHYLGWQKAAYDMALSLDRKYDLDLVHHVSWSGLNTGSWLSKFNKPFIFGPIGGGQIAPSGFKKYFLNNWKHEFIRSSMVKLITLNRFVCNTVRRADLVLATNRDTLNLTKELGAKRVEMFLDVGIPEDYFPEQPPIRPSSEELRLIWVGGIYPRKGLRLALEALSQVKDIVPFKMTILGGGQLSDCVPGWIEEFGLEDRVIYRGRVSWMEVKQEYLNSDAFLFTSLRDSFGMQLIEAMGLALPIITLDHHGAKDFVPQKAGIKVPVTSPTEVVKGLAQAIQYMFEHPQERLQMGRVGYEFAKTESWKQKAIRMSQLYKKVVVGEQVTAREPGKVPQLSNTLAAADAAQ is encoded by the coding sequence ATGAGAGTATTGCTTTTTGCTTATGCCTGTGAGCCTCATTGCGGTTCCGAAGCAGGAATAGGCTGGAACTGGGCATGGAATCTAGCGGAATTGGGTCACGAAGTTTGGGTATTGACTCGATTTGATGGCAAGAATGCAATTGAACGGGAACTGGCATCGAACCCGATGCCCAATCTACACATTATTTATGTTGATGTTCCTAATTGGATAAAGCGTTACGTTAGAGGCCGCTTCATTGAACTCTACGCATATTACGCACACTATTTGGGATGGCAGAAAGCAGCTTACGATATGGCATTGAGCCTAGATCGAAAATATGATTTGGATCTCGTCCATCATGTAAGTTGGAGTGGGTTAAACACTGGCTCTTGGCTTTCTAAGTTCAATAAACCATTTATTTTTGGGCCAATTGGCGGCGGCCAAATCGCTCCTTCAGGTTTCAAAAAATACTTCCTGAACAATTGGAAGCATGAATTTATACGCTCTTCTATGGTGAAGCTGATAACATTAAACCGCTTCGTGTGCAACACTGTTAGGCGGGCTGATTTAGTATTGGCAACAAACCGCGACACGTTGAATCTAACCAAGGAACTTGGGGCAAAGCGGGTAGAAATGTTTCTGGATGTTGGTATACCGGAAGACTATTTTCCCGAGCAACCTCCAATCCGGCCAAGTTCGGAAGAGTTGCGGCTGATTTGGGTTGGTGGTATATACCCAAGAAAGGGTTTACGTCTTGCCCTCGAAGCTCTTTCCCAAGTTAAGGATATAGTTCCTTTTAAAATGACCATTTTAGGTGGTGGTCAGTTAAGCGATTGCGTACCTGGCTGGATAGAAGAATTTGGGTTAGAAGATCGCGTTATATATCGCGGTAGAGTCTCCTGGATGGAAGTAAAGCAGGAATATCTAAACAGCGATGCTTTCCTGTTTACGAGTTTACGCGATTCTTTTGGTATGCAATTAATCGAGGCAATGGGCTTGGCGCTACCAATAATCACGCTAGATCATCATGGAGCAAAAGATTTTGTTCCCCAGAAAGCTGGAATTAAAGTTCCTGTGACAAGTCCTACTGAGGTAGTAAAGGGGCTGGCTCAAGCAATCCAATATATGTTTGAACATCCCCAAGAACGTTTACAAATGGGTCGAGTTGGCTATGAGTTCGCCAAGACGGAAAGCTGGAAACAGAAAGCGATAAGAATGTCTCAGTTGTATAAGAAAGTTGTAGTTGGGGAACAGGTGACTGCACGAGAACCAGGGAAAGTACCGCAACTCAGCAATACATTGGCAGCTGCCGATGCGGCTCAATAG
- a CDS encoding glycine betaine ABC transporter substrate-binding protein, producing the protein MNKPNIKNHTGKNFLLFFAFPIFFSLHSLRGVGSFLLKYEQIYKNQIARAKHHSRALGVFFFSLLLTVAIASCQTTQQAGSGDIIICSKNFTEQLILGELLSQHIEATTKLKVNRSLGLAGSLCHQSIVAGKVDAYVEYTGTSFTAILKEKPITDAKEVYRQVKQQYADKFKLEVTKPLGFENTFAMIIRGSDARSLNIQTLSQAAKYTPQWQAGVGYEFIEREDGFPGLVKAYGFQFGKPPQPMNLGLMYRALAENKVDMVAGNSTDGLIEKLNLVVLKDDKKYFPPYEAAPIVRQEILKKYPQLRQVFEQLGGLISEKEMQRLNFQVVGEFRKVEDVAREFLQSKGLGN; encoded by the coding sequence ATGAATAAGCCAAACATAAAAAATCATACCGGGAAAAATTTCTTATTGTTTTTTGCCTTTCCTATTTTTTTCTCTCTGCATTCTCTGCGGGGGGTAGGTTCGTTTTTATTAAAATATGAGCAGATATACAAAAATCAAATAGCTAGGGCAAAACATCATTCTCGCGCTTTGGGCGTATTCTTTTTTAGTTTACTATTGACAGTAGCGATCGCATCCTGCCAAACTACACAACAAGCTGGCAGCGGCGATATTATTATATGCTCGAAAAACTTTACCGAGCAACTCATCCTTGGAGAACTTCTATCGCAGCACATCGAAGCGACAACTAAGTTAAAAGTAAACCGCAGCCTCGGTTTAGCGGGTTCCCTTTGCCACCAATCTATCGTAGCTGGTAAGGTTGACGCTTATGTTGAATATACTGGTACTTCTTTCACTGCTATTTTGAAAGAAAAACCAATTACTGATGCTAAAGAAGTTTATCGACAAGTTAAACAACAATATGCCGATAAGTTCAAACTTGAGGTGACAAAACCATTAGGTTTTGAAAATACCTTTGCAATGATTATACGCGGTAGCGATGCGCGATCGCTCAATATACAAACTCTATCCCAAGCTGCAAAATATACCCCGCAATGGCAAGCTGGTGTTGGCTATGAATTTATCGAACGCGAAGATGGCTTTCCCGGTTTAGTCAAGGCTTATGGCTTCCAGTTTGGAAAACCACCCCAACCTATGAATTTAGGGCTAATGTATCGGGCGTTAGCTGAAAATAAAGTCGATATGGTGGCAGGAAATTCAACGGATGGATTGATTGAAAAACTCAATCTAGTGGTGTTAAAAGATGACAAAAAATATTTTCCCCCCTACGAAGCTGCACCTATAGTTCGTCAAGAAATATTGAAAAAATACCCCCAGCTACGCCAAGTATTCGAGCAACTGGGGGGATTAATTTCTGAAAAAGAAATGCAACGTTTAAACTTTCAGGTAGTTGGTGAGTTTCGCAAGGTAGAAGACGTAGCGCGTGAATTTTTGCAATCTAAGGGTTTAGGTAATTAG
- a CDS encoding ABC transporter permease codes for MNDFFLFRYAPEIAGRSLEHLLLVLISIGIATLIGIPLGIVITRQPRLTKGILGFANIVQTIPSLALLGFLISVPFLGGIGNTPAIIALTLYSLLPIIRNTYLGISGVEPSIREAGRGMGMTDNELLFQVEMPLALGVILGGVRVAAVIGIGVATIAAEIGAGGLGVLIFRGVETVNNQLILAGAVPAAVMALLADFGIGLLENSLTPIGLRKNRK; via the coding sequence ATGAATGATTTTTTCTTATTTCGCTATGCCCCGGAAATAGCAGGGCGCAGTTTAGAACACTTGCTGCTGGTGTTGATTTCTATTGGTATTGCCACCCTTATAGGGATTCCTCTTGGCATTGTAATTACCCGCCAACCGCGACTAACTAAGGGTATTTTGGGTTTTGCAAATATCGTGCAAACTATTCCCAGCTTGGCGCTATTGGGCTTTCTAATTTCTGTACCTTTTCTGGGAGGAATTGGCAATACACCAGCTATTATCGCCCTGACTTTATATTCCTTGCTGCCGATTATTCGCAATACCTACCTTGGCATTTCTGGGGTTGAACCATCTATCCGCGAAGCTGGGCGCGGTATGGGCATGACAGATAATGAGTTGTTATTTCAAGTTGAAATGCCTCTCGCCTTGGGAGTTATTCTGGGTGGGGTGCGTGTAGCAGCAGTTATTGGAATTGGCGTTGCTACAATTGCAGCTGAAATTGGCGCTGGTGGATTGGGCGTGCTAATTTTTAGGGGCGTGGAGACGGTGAACAATCAGCTAATTCTTGCTGGTGCAGTACCTGCGGCGGTGATGGCTTTACTTGCAGATTTCGGTATTGGTTTGCTTGAAAATTCCCTCACACCAATTGGACTTAGGAAAAACCGCAAATGA
- a CDS encoding ATP-binding cassette domain-containing protein produces the protein MPQDNQIAVEFSNVELRYNPNNRPLVSGLNFTVRQGEALILLGRSGSGKTTTMKLINRLLTPTGGEVKVAGKSTIQWNPIELRRRIGYVIQEIGLFPHFTIERNVGIVPALEGWKPLQIKTRVYELLQLVGLNPEQFAQRYPHELSGGQRQRVGVARALAADPPIMLMDEPFGALDPITRLDIQREFRRLQEELGKTVIFVTHDIQEALNLASRIGLMHDGKLIFLGTPDEFLQSQEPEARAFLQCLQTRNYEFK, from the coding sequence ATGCCGCAGGATAATCAAATTGCTGTCGAATTTAGTAACGTTGAACTTAGATATAATCCAAACAATCGCCCCTTAGTTTCAGGTTTAAATTTCACAGTTCGACAGGGAGAAGCGCTGATATTGCTAGGGCGTAGCGGTAGCGGCAAGACAACAACAATGAAATTAATAAATCGCCTGCTAACACCAACTGGTGGGGAGGTAAAAGTTGCAGGAAAATCAACTATTCAATGGAACCCCATCGAATTGCGGCGGCGGATTGGTTATGTTATTCAAGAAATTGGCTTGTTTCCCCATTTCACTATTGAACGCAATGTGGGAATAGTGCCAGCACTAGAAGGTTGGAAACCTTTGCAGATTAAAACCCGCGTTTATGAACTTCTACAGCTAGTAGGCTTAAATCCAGAGCAATTTGCACAGAGATATCCGCACGAACTTTCTGGCGGACAACGGCAGCGAGTTGGTGTTGCCCGCGCACTAGCAGCCGACCCTCCTATTATGTTAATGGATGAACCTTTTGGGGCACTAGATCCCATCACCCGCCTCGACATTCAACGCGAGTTTCGCCGCTTGCAAGAAGAATTAGGTAAAACCGTGATTTTTGTTACCCATGATATTCAAGAAGCCTTGAATTTAGCATCGAGAATTGGCTTAATGCATGACGGAAAGTTAATCTTTTTAGGGACGCCCGATGAATTTTTGCAATCTCAAGAACCAGAAGCGCGTGCTTTCCTACAATGCCTACAGACGAGAAATTATGAATTTAAATAA
- a CDS encoding DUF790 family protein, producing MLPTDLLIHRQTGEAIAPKRLDIDDKMRAIATQLITCFQECLGNTQGELDRQLLELEGDSPDYRLKRGLAHILKGLSTFEIVSPLEPPDLRKRVFALSAESVPSTRASIATLDKLAMQLTEELNREVLPVEIRTGLYADLAENRILTQFDIPTPEELLHRYNLAQVQGVFYRASSITLNAHRNVPGEYKLLFRYLKLFQLMAYIEGDADHGFTITVDGPTSLFKASTRYGLAIAKLLPALLHVTKWSLSATLHWKDEYAKTYKNGRFTLNSECGLVSHYPPGKPYDSMLEASFADRWDSLKSEWVLEREVDLIPIPGSVMIPDFRLVHPDGRNFLLEIVGYWRPEYLQKKFSQVRRAECDNLILAISERLNLEKAGVKVKDIPGRLIWFKDKLSPKAVLEALEQP from the coding sequence ATGTTACCGACAGACTTGTTAATTCACCGACAAACTGGAGAAGCGATCGCACCTAAACGACTAGATATAGATGATAAGATGCGTGCGATCGCCACTCAACTCATCACCTGTTTCCAAGAATGCCTCGGCAATACCCAAGGCGAACTAGACCGCCAACTCTTAGAATTAGAAGGCGACAGTCCCGATTATCGCCTCAAACGGGGACTCGCCCACATCCTCAAAGGCTTATCTACGTTTGAAATCGTCAGTCCCCTAGAACCGCCAGATTTGCGAAAACGAGTTTTTGCTTTATCTGCTGAGTCTGTTCCCAGTACCCGTGCATCTATTGCAACTCTCGATAAGTTAGCAATGCAACTAACTGAGGAACTAAATCGCGAAGTTTTGCCAGTAGAAATTCGCACTGGGCTATATGCAGATTTAGCCGAGAATCGCATACTGACGCAATTTGATATACCGACGCCGGAAGAGTTATTGCATAGATACAACTTGGCGCAAGTACAAGGCGTTTTTTACCGCGCCAGCAGCATCACTCTTAACGCACATCGCAACGTGCCGGGGGAGTACAAACTTTTATTTCGCTATCTCAAACTGTTTCAGTTGATGGCGTATATCGAAGGCGACGCAGATCACGGGTTCACTATTACTGTAGATGGCCCGACGAGTTTGTTTAAGGCTAGCACGCGATATGGATTGGCGATCGCCAAACTCCTCCCAGCTTTATTGCACGTCACTAAATGGAGTCTCAGTGCAACCTTACATTGGAAAGACGAGTACGCGAAAACCTATAAAAACGGACGCTTCACCCTCAACTCAGAGTGCGGCTTGGTGTCTCACTACCCACCAGGTAAACCTTACGACAGCATGCTAGAGGCGTCTTTTGCCGATAGGTGGGATTCGCTGAAAAGCGAGTGGGTGTTAGAACGCGAAGTTGACCTTATCCCAATTCCAGGCAGCGTGATGATTCCCGACTTTCGCCTGGTACATCCCGATGGTCGCAACTTCCTGTTAGAGATTGTAGGCTACTGGCGACCGGAATACTTGCAAAAGAAGTTTTCCCAGGTGCGACGCGCCGAATGCGACAACCTAATTTTAGCGATTTCCGAGCGCCTAAATCTGGAAAAGGCAGGCGTGAAGGTGAAGGATATACCAGGGCGGCTTATCTGGTTTAAGGATAAACTTTCGCCCAAAGCCGTCCTAGAGGCGCTAGAGCAGCCTTGA
- a CDS encoding tetratricopeptide repeat protein, producing MSRSLKVAPEFISQVKLALQRNRFPSQKALAEELGFAYATVSKFFNGKGIDYRNFVEITQKLGLDWRAIAHVEEDPPTPPQLSPPPETPQDAEPLLVGTSIASPPTASPAPTRYENLGRKGVKREEFIGRDEKLKELHKLLQQNAQVAIAAAVTGMGGVGKTELAIQYAREKLSTYQGGVCWLPAGDFALKLVEFARPRFFPNIKFEGFSLSEQVAYCWQHWAEGDVLLVLDDVTEYKQQVQPYLPESPRFKVLITTRERLGKPIVLLDLDVLAPADALKLLKSLLGNERVERELDIAAELCEWLGYLPLGLELVGRYLEEEPLSLAQMLERLKQKRLRHPALNEADTMMTAQLGVADAFELSWERLDENAQQVGCLLSLFALASIPWELVEGVYHSLRGDAFQCEDLEKPRRDLIKLHLLKIDKENYSLHQLIREFFKEKLEKLEQADEMKQAFVTTMAAVAKQLPYQANRDLIVAFNHNVPHLIEVAKHLTAYLSDDDLPSPFTALARFYRDQGFYDLAAPWLEERLAVTKDRFGCEHPFVAGFVNNLAMLYQIQYRYSEAETLFVQALELNKRLLGYEHREVANCLNNLAALYKLQDRYEEAEPLFIQALELNKRLLGDEHLEVAKSLNNLGVWYDSQARYIEAEPLLVQALELFKRLLGDEHRNVATCLNNLAFLYQHRDRYDEAESFYLQALELFKRLLGEEHPDAAMSLNNLARLYQSQGRYSKAQPLYVQALTIRDRRLGSAHPDTINVRENFANFLRQAIPESGANLELLRDNPVVCEILEEVLAEVK from the coding sequence ATGTCGCGATCGCTCAAAGTTGCCCCAGAGTTTATTTCCCAAGTTAAGCTAGCGCTTCAGCGTAATCGCTTTCCCAGCCAAAAAGCTCTGGCTGAGGAGTTAGGCTTTGCTTATGCTACTGTCAGCAAGTTCTTTAATGGCAAAGGTATTGATTATCGGAACTTTGTCGAAATTACTCAGAAATTGGGGTTAGACTGGCGAGCGATCGCTCATGTAGAAGAAGATCCACCCACGCCGCCACAACTTAGCCCGCCCCCTGAAACGCCCCAAGATGCTGAACCCCTTCTTGTAGGAACTTCAATCGCGTCTCCCCCCACCGCATCGCCAGCACCGACACGTTACGAGAATTTGGGGCGCAAAGGCGTTAAGCGAGAGGAATTTATTGGTCGTGACGAAAAACTGAAAGAACTGCATAAGTTGTTGCAGCAAAATGCCCAGGTAGCGATCGCAGCCGCCGTTACTGGTATGGGGGGAGTCGGCAAAACTGAACTGGCAATTCAGTATGCACGCGAGAAATTATCCACCTATCAGGGCGGTGTTTGCTGGTTGCCAGCGGGGGATTTTGCACTCAAGCTGGTGGAATTTGCCCGTCCGCGTTTCTTCCCGAATATCAAATTTGAGGGATTCTCACTCTCTGAACAAGTGGCGTATTGCTGGCAGCACTGGGCTGAAGGTGATGTTTTGCTAGTGCTGGATGATGTTACGGAATACAAGCAGCAGGTGCAGCCTTACTTGCCGGAATCGCCCCGGTTTAAAGTGCTGATTACGACGCGGGAACGGTTGGGTAAGCCAATTGTACTTCTAGACTTGGATGTGCTTGCACCAGCCGATGCGCTGAAATTATTAAAATCCCTGTTGGGTAATGAACGGGTTGAACGAGAATTAGATATTGCCGCTGAACTCTGTGAGTGGCTGGGCTATTTACCTTTGGGGTTGGAGTTGGTGGGGCGATATCTAGAGGAGGAGCCGTTATCTTTAGCACAAATGCTAGAACGGTTGAAACAGAAACGGCTCAGACACCCAGCCCTAAACGAAGCCGACACGATGATGACTGCTCAACTCGGTGTGGCAGATGCTTTTGAGTTGAGTTGGGAACGCTTGGATGAAAATGCCCAACAGGTAGGATGTCTGCTCTCGTTGTTTGCCTTAGCTTCCATTCCTTGGGAACTGGTTGAAGGGGTATACCACTCTTTGCGGGGTGATGCGTTCCAATGTGAAGACCTGGAAAAACCTAGAAGGGATTTAATTAAACTGCACTTGCTTAAAATTGATAAAGAAAACTACAGCCTGCATCAGTTAATTAGGGAATTTTTTAAGGAGAAGTTGGAAAAGTTAGAGCAGGCGGATGAAATGAAACAAGCTTTTGTAACGACAATGGCAGCAGTGGCAAAGCAACTTCCTTATCAAGCTAATCGTGATTTAATTGTTGCTTTCAATCACAACGTCCCGCATCTGATAGAAGTGGCTAAACATCTAACTGCGTATCTTAGCGATGACGATTTACCCTCACCTTTTACAGCCTTGGCCAGGTTCTATAGAGATCAAGGATTCTATGATTTAGCAGCACCTTGGCTTGAGGAGCGCCTAGCTGTCACTAAAGACCGCTTCGGCTGCGAGCATCCTTTTGTGGCAGGTTTCGTCAACAATCTAGCTATGCTTTACCAGATTCAATACCGTTACAGCGAGGCGGAAACGTTGTTTGTACAAGCCTTGGAACTAAACAAACGCCTGCTAGGTTATGAGCATAGAGAAGTAGCAAATTGCCTAAATAACCTGGCCGCTCTCTACAAATTGCAAGATCGTTATGAGGAAGCAGAACCGTTGTTTATACAAGCTTTGGAGCTGAATAAACGTCTGCTAGGTGACGAACATCTAGAAGTGGCAAAAAGCCTCAACAATTTGGGAGTATGGTACGATTCTCAAGCTCGCTACATTGAAGCGGAACCATTGTTGGTGCAAGCTTTGGAACTTTTTAAACGTCTGCTAGGTGACGAGCATCGTAATGTAGCAACTTGCCTAAACAATCTAGCTTTCCTATACCAACATAGAGATCGCTACGACGAAGCGGAATCATTCTATTTACAAGCCTTGGAACTTTTTAAACGCCTGCTGGGAGAGGAGCATCCCGATGCAGCAATGAGCCTTAATAATTTGGCAAGGCTATACCAATCTCAAGGAAGGTACAGCAAAGCGCAACCATTGTATGTGCAGGCTTTGACCATTCGCGATCGCCGTTTAGGGTCGGCTCATCCCGATACAATTAATGTTCGGGAAAATTTTGCAAATTTCTTGAGGCAGGCGATTCCGGAAAGCGGTGCTAATTTAGAGCTGTTGCGGGATAATCCTGTGGTTTGTGAAATTTTAGAGGAAGTTTTAGCAGAGGTTAAGTGA
- a CDS encoding type II toxin-antitoxin system HicB family antitoxin, translating into MNIKVVLEPSDEGGYTVYVPSLPGCISEGESIDEALANIQEAIEIYLEPVEDDLIIEEGALIRELAL; encoded by the coding sequence ATGAATATAAAAGTCGTATTAGAACCCAGTGATGAAGGTGGATATACAGTCTATGTTCCCTCTCTTCCGGGATGTATCAGCGAAGGCGAAAGTATTGACGAAGCATTAGCAAACATCCAAGAAGCTATAGAGATTTACCTTGAGCCAGTAGAAGATGATTTGATTATTGAAGAAGGTGCATTAATTAGGGAATTGGCATTGTGA
- a CDS encoding type II toxin-antitoxin system HicA family toxin: protein MTIVPSLPYTQVIAALQRDGWTVVRQRGSHIRLQKHMVDEVLKLTVPAHRPVKRSTLAKILKQARLDLEQFLELL, encoded by the coding sequence GTGACCATAGTTCCCAGTTTGCCTTATACTCAGGTTATCGCTGCTTTACAAAGGGATGGATGGACGGTTGTCCGCCAGCGCGGTAGCCACATCAGATTGCAAAAGCACATGGTAGATGAAGTATTGAAACTGACGGTTCCTGCTCATCGACCAGTTAAGCGTTCAACTCTAGCTAAGATTTTAAAACAGGCTCGTTTAGATTTAGAGCAATTTTTAGAGTTGCTGTAA
- a CDS encoding glutathione S-transferase family protein codes for MTRTLYYAQRSPYARKVRILLAEKNLPCELKETDFANKSPDFLDISPIGKVPVLVDEDGTTIWDSTLIIEYLDETYPQPSFYPSDRKQRLECRKWEDLADTLADNIVALWLQNRKGDKADASDKAKYQAAIDRLLPILDKQLSASPYLLGENWTAADVAAVSTLGYYSLRFGSDWQQKYLRLGQLFNNLHERESVKSSIPQG; via the coding sequence ATGACTAGAACGTTGTACTATGCACAGCGATCGCCCTATGCGCGGAAGGTGCGGATCTTGCTAGCTGAGAAGAATTTGCCTTGCGAACTCAAAGAAACCGACTTTGCTAACAAATCCCCGGACTTCCTCGACATTTCTCCTATTGGCAAAGTCCCCGTGCTAGTTGATGAAGATGGCACTACGATTTGGGATTCTACACTGATTATTGAGTATCTGGACGAAACTTATCCGCAACCTAGTTTTTATCCTAGCGATCGCAAACAACGGCTTGAGTGTCGGAAATGGGAAGATTTAGCAGATACTTTGGCTGATAATATTGTCGCTTTGTGGTTGCAAAATCGCAAAGGTGATAAAGCTGATGCTAGCGATAAAGCTAAATATCAAGCAGCAATCGATCGCCTTTTACCAATTCTGGATAAACAACTATCCGCCTCTCCCTATCTGTTGGGAGAAAACTGGACAGCGGCAGATGTTGCAGCAGTGTCTACCCTCGGTTATTACAGTCTGCGCTTTGGTAGCGATTGGCAACAAAAATACCTCAGACTAGGACAATTGTTTAATAACCTCCACGAACGCGAATCAGTTAAATCAAGTATTCCTCAAGGTTGA
- a CDS encoding S-layer homology domain-containing protein yields the protein MRRLLGTLSLLALLQAFPAVVYAQNQPATQQPNDPISQVVAAKLMTPYPDGKFRPEQVISRADLASILVKTFQLDKRVAAQQRILVQVPDVPTTHWAYNDIQTVLKTGIMKGYRGNLFFPNQKINRAEAFSIIAQAYGVFQFPDQTVQQILARYPDSAQLPGWAKKSMATALYEGFVNTDQNGNLAPNNPMTRGDMAYALSQYLARQQTPATNLDQDYTPPVSVQAQ from the coding sequence ATGCGTCGATTACTCGGTACTCTATCTTTATTAGCACTTCTGCAAGCGTTTCCAGCAGTAGTTTACGCTCAAAATCAACCCGCTACACAACAACCAAATGACCCGATATCGCAGGTTGTTGCTGCTAAATTGATGACGCCTTATCCTGATGGAAAATTTCGGCCAGAACAGGTCATCAGTCGTGCGGACTTAGCCTCTATTTTGGTGAAAACTTTTCAGCTTGATAAACGAGTAGCTGCCCAACAAAGAATTTTAGTTCAAGTTCCAGATGTACCTACAACTCACTGGGCTTATAACGATATTCAGACAGTCCTCAAAACTGGAATTATGAAGGGCTATCGCGGCAATCTCTTCTTTCCGAATCAGAAAATAAATCGCGCCGAAGCTTTTTCTATCATTGCTCAAGCTTATGGTGTATTTCAGTTCCCCGATCAAACAGTGCAACAAATTCTTGCTAGATATCCCGATTCAGCACAACTGCCTGGTTGGGCTAAAAAATCTATGGCAACTGCACTCTATGAGGGATTTGTAAACACCGATCAAAACGGCAATCTTGCCCCAAACAATCCCATGACAAGAGGGGATATGGCTTACGCTTTGAGCCAATATTTGGCACGACAACAGACACCAGCGACGAATTTAGATCAAGATTACACTCCCCCAGTTAGTGTGCAAGCGCAATAA
- a CDS encoding FAD-binding domain-containing protein, whose product MLEKTGFSAYNRDRLLHSISSCDRQLMSANNNDMQRDFQSRDELIAYLREQFPEAAEREPHISDTLGGRKAAEAALNKVDPPNYAKTRNFLTGAVTRLSPYLRYGVLSLAEVRDAVLDKVENRDDAEKLINELGWRDYWQRLYEKLGDDIWKDQEPYKTGYTLKDYAPELLEDVDKGTTGMVCIDSFSRDMRETGYLHNHGRMWMAAYLVHWRRIRWQAGAKWFLEHLLDGDPASNNLSWQWVASTFSHKPYFFNRENLERYTNGVYCSKCPLYGHCDFEGSYEEIEKRLFPKAESINRDRGSQSFQRPKKRR is encoded by the coding sequence TTGTTAGAGAAAACGGGTTTTTCTGCTTATAACCGCGATCGCTTGTTACACTCAATAAGTTCATGCGATCGCCAGCTTATGTCCGCAAACAACAACGATATGCAACGTGACTTCCAAAGTCGCGACGAACTAATTGCCTACCTGCGCGAACAGTTCCCAGAAGCCGCAGAACGCGAGCCACATATCAGCGATACACTGGGGGGACGCAAAGCTGCTGAAGCCGCGCTCAACAAGGTAGATCCACCCAACTACGCCAAAACCCGCAATTTCCTCACTGGCGCAGTCACGCGGCTATCACCCTATCTGCGCTACGGCGTACTGAGTTTGGCAGAAGTGCGCGACGCCGTGCTAGACAAGGTGGAGAACCGAGACGACGCTGAAAAGCTGATCAACGAACTCGGCTGGCGCGACTACTGGCAGCGGCTTTATGAAAAGCTAGGCGACGATATTTGGAAAGACCAAGAGCCATACAAGACGGGCTACACACTTAAAGATTATGCCCCAGAGCTACTTGAAGATGTTGATAAAGGTACTACTGGGATGGTGTGTATCGACAGCTTTAGCCGCGATATGCGCGAGACGGGCTACCTGCATAATCACGGGCGTATGTGGATGGCAGCTTACCTCGTCCACTGGCGGCGGATTCGTTGGCAAGCGGGAGCAAAATGGTTTCTGGAGCATTTGCTAGATGGCGATCCTGCCAGCAACAATTTATCATGGCAGTGGGTTGCCAGCACGTTTAGCCACAAGCCGTATTTCTTCAACCGCGAGAATTTAGAACGCTACACAAATGGCGTTTATTGTAGCAAATGTCCCCTTTACGGTCATTGTGATTTTGAGGGCAGTTATGAGGAAATTGAGAAGCGATTATTTCCCAAAGCTGAGTCAATAAATCGCGATCGCGGTAGCCAAAGTTTCCAACGTCCAAAAAAGCGGCGGTAG